One region of Oncorhynchus nerka isolate Pitt River linkage group LG22, Oner_Uvic_2.0, whole genome shotgun sequence genomic DNA includes:
- the LOC115104736 gene encoding rhodopsin-like: MDAKDWIEALTRGLMCLVGILGNNWLGLRSLPGPKSHLRTNELLFINLAVSNLITNYLVDLPDTMADFAGRWFLGEAYCGVFRFCSDLSETSSIFSTLFISVFWYQKLVGSLKRGGAPVQLDSLRLVACLLAGSWTVAGVFSVPHFFFVQVDSGNESHKDCIEVFPSQTARQTYETLYLTLANALPIAGIVFSSIQIVITLLRNQMRIKGLTSDHHKGTDNALPNQREKMDISEKYDETGIKTSDKEADLPIVASPDFPQSSRNQRISDIRPNLPGVSCSVGESRVRASPDLQRTSQPPAKLSPGTQVKAAKSVVAVATVFVVCWVTHLLLRISSNIHKSSVVVEVASYIASSYTCIIPYIFLYGVKKLSCSCRR, translated from the exons ATGGATGCAAAGGATTGGATCGAAGCCTTAACCCGAGGGCTGATGTGCCTAGTAGGGATCCTGGGGAACAACTGGCTGGGTCTCCGCTCTCTCCCTGGACCTAAGTCCCATCTCCGCACCAACGAGCtcctcttcatcaacctggccgtCTCCAACCTCATCACCAACTACCTGGTGGACCTCCCTGATACCATGGCTGACTTTGCTGGCCGCTGGTTCCTGGGGGAAGCCTACTGCGGTGTGTTCCGGTTCTGCTCGGACCTGTCGGAGACCAGCAGTATCTTCTCTACCTTGTTTATTAGTGTGTTCTGGTACCAGAAGCTGGTGGGCTCTCTGAAACGCGGAGGAGCTCCGGTCCAGCTGGACAGCCTCCGTCTCGTAGCCTGTCTCCTGGCTGGCAGCTGGACAGTGGCTGGGGTCTTCAGTGTTCCACACTTCTTCTTTGTCCAGGTGGACAGTGGGAATGAGAGCCACAAGGACTGTATAGAAGTATTTCCCTCCCAAACTGCAAGGCAGACCTATGAGACATTGTATCTGACCCTCGCTAACGCCCTCCCCATCGCTGGTATAGTGTTCTCCAGCATCCAGATTGTGATCACTCTGCTAAGGAACCAGATGCGTATCAAGGGCCTGACTTCTGACCATCACAAGGGGACAGATAATGCTCTACCTAACCAGCGGGAGAAGATGGACATCTCAGAGAAATATGATGAAACAGGCATCAAGACTTCTGATAAAGAGGCAGATTTACCAATAGTTGCTTCTCCAGATTTCCCTCAGAGTTCTAGAAACCAGAGGATTTCAGACATCCGCCCCAACCTGCCTGGTGTCTCCTGCTCT GTTGGTGAGAGCAGAGTCAGAGCTTCACCAGATCTCCAGAGGACCTCCCAGCCTCCAGCTAAGCTCAGCCCAGGCACGCAGGTGAAGGCAGCCAAGAGCGTGGTGGCTGTGGCCACTGTGTTTGTGGTGTGCTGGGTGACCCACCTCTTACTGAGGATATCCAGCAACATCCACAAGTCCTCCGTAGTGGTGGAGGTGGCCAGCTACATCGCATCCTCTTACACCTGCATCATACCTTACATCTTCCTCTATGGAGTAAAGAAACTGTCTTGCTCCTGCAGAAGGTAG